The stretch of DNA GTCAATTTAAATGAAAGAGACAAATTGACAAAAATGTATATACTTCAAGTATTTCTAactttttaaagcagaaaaaaatctttcaagGTGAGGAAAGTGCTGAGAAAACCCAAGACAGTGATAGCAAATTTAGAAGTCACATGACAGTTAGTCCAGAATTACATTGATTTGTgtatgtatttacttatttttccaGAGTGGATTTCATATGATTGGATTTGTAATATTCTGACTTTCAAACCAGCaagtcctttttaaaaaataaaatactgacaaGACTGACCAGCCTGTGCACTGCCTGAATTGATTACAGGAAGGcgtatgactcaatgccccacatatggatcctggaatgcctagaactgaggggattgaactaccagaaggcaacattgcagacaaagaggacagctacaagtacctgggcatcccacaggcaaatggaaaCAATAAAGACACTGCTAGGCAAGCAGCAACCACCAattacctgcagagggtcagacaagtcctgaggagtcaagAACCAGATCcaggctatcaacacctacgccctgcccgtgatcaggtacccggCTGGGATAGTAAGCTGGCCAAAgcaggagatagaagccactgacataaagacaagaaagctcctgaccatgcatggagggtttcaacccaagtccagcaccctgaggctgtacgctaagcagaaggaaggaggccaaggactggtgagtgtcagcaccacagtccaggatgagacaatgtACATCCACGAAAACCCTAATAACGATTAGAGGGCTTGTTGACTCCTTCTTGATGTGCGTAAAACGAGGCCGTTTTCTTTTagggtttctgtttttctgtctatTGAGCGTTTCTGCTAATGCTCCCCTGTTGTAAAAGAGAccctaaaagaagaaaactcttTCCCACACAATACCTCTTCCGAGggtgttttaataaaattatttaggCCTGATTTCTGAATACGGGCGCGGCACTTTTTTCACTAAgggttatttttacacatacgAGGTGACCAGCCAGTAGGTTACAAGCAGATACAAACTTCTTCTTTTCATTACAAGCGCTggtgtagcttgcctccaccccgcactatataaatgcaatccgtTACTAGTCGGATAATCTTAAAGGTTTTTATGTTATTGCGTCTGTAATAAgattaaaataagaaagcaaaATTAAACCGCtgttggaaaaaataaatagctCTTTACCGAGAAAATGGTTATCACGATCATTGTCATAATACTGGAACATTTGAACAGAATTCAAACTATGAGTTTGTCTGTGGAAAAACTAACTGCCGCGATCATTCTGTCTCTTGTGAgtacaagaaaataattattataatattatgtGTTAAATTTGTTTAGATCAGAGGAATAAGGAaggatttgtctgtgtgtttcattttgGCTTAGCTGTAGGCCTGAGAGTGTGTAATTGTTTAGAGGGAAAGGAATTTATTGACACTGGAGGTCTGCTGTCATAACAGGAGACAGGAAGCTACAGTTGGGgttgctgatgctgatgcttgtacctttaataaaaacaaattaattgttATAAACTTAGAAGTAGGTTTGCAGGAGACTCTCCACCTTATCTGTAAATGTAAGACAACAAGAGGCCAATGGCCCAGTGGATGCAGAGTGGCGGCCTCAGTGTTTGTAatatgttaactctgttttctatGTTGTCTAAAGTAATTTGAGGAGATTACTTTTATGACCGGCAGGAAGTcacatacacagagacacacacactgctttgaCTGTTACGacgcacacacacctacatGCACACTCAGTCACGTGCACTCACATAGACATATGGgtacgcgcacacacaggcactcacgtgctcgtgcataaacacacaaacacagagtttgcaACACACcatgggggttttatgatggggtgACTTCTATAAAGCTGACTGTAACAAACAAAGGAGTGAAGATctgcagagggacaccggcctgGCACGTCTTCCAATCTATCATCACTAAATTCTAAAGTTTCATTCACAGCCAGACAAGAAGCTtcagttcttcttttgtttttgtcgcCACACATtcagctaatttgcatactCTCTCCTCTCAGAAGAAGTTGTCTTGACAAGAGAAAtgcatcgtcgggtctgccgtgatatgtttacaataagACTTATGGTcccgaacctctgcgcacagtgtctgcaaatcggggctttCATCtatacgcaggactgtaagctttcatctgtgaggcgtgagcggtgtttgtttttaacatagttcacagtggagaatagctgctgacataatgtggatctgaagatccataattgggttgaaagtctcgataaatgctgGCGTGTCGGCaggtacaccggcttccgcgagtgtgacgcttattttgagcgatgaaaaaaataataagatataattttatttttatatttcaatatcacaataatcttccaatttagaattacaagttaaaaaatagagaactaaacacaaataaaatacacttcagctaaatacttctaatttatttcccCAAACCACCCGGAGCCGCAGTATAAGGACAAAAGAGCCAGTCACTCCACCCCGCCGGCCTCCCTTCTCTGCCCACCCTTTGGAAGTTATCCAGTTACCTACATAAGCAGCTCTGTTCCAGCTCAGTCAGTGAAATCTGTCCGTGGATATTGGTGTGTGCAGAATGTGAGTGGAAAGAAGAGCAGTCAGCAGCAGGAAGTATTTTATCTGTAACTCTGTTTTTATGTCAAACGTCTCTGAAAGTGTTTAAAGTGAAATATCTGGTCTcattatcattaaaaataatgttattattttacCAGATGATGTTATTGTctaaatgtttattattattatttattaattattatattttgcTGTCAGCTTGGAGGAACCTTGTGTTTCTTTCATCAGTCTCTGCATTTCTgacgagaagcttcttcagcagaaaagcagaatgaaaaacactgatttACTCCACCAGAACTAGTTCTTATCACAAAATTATTACAACGCTTGATTCCTCTGCACACTTCattcacaacacaacacaacacaacacactgcTCCTCTGCAGCTTGAGGTGACTGAGGTATTTTTAACTGCGAGGAGTCAGATTCAAtatgattctgcaggtcatgtATATATTGCAGGTAGTCAGAGCCCAGAAATGAACATCAAACTAAACAGTTCGATGTTTAGTGACACATGAGGTCAGGCTGTAGATTTTCCTTCTTCTAGCTGTActgactgacctttgacctcatgtGTTGATGACTCTtcacctccgtctcctctcaCAGGGAGAAGATGATCTGCAGGATCCTGCTGCTCATCATCCTCACCTCATGTGTCTCTGGTTAGTTTACAGCTTCACTTTATGAACTCCAAATAAAGCTCAACAACAGATTTGTTCCAGTTCTCAGTGTGTCtgctcctctctttccctctctgtctcctcaacaGGATCATTTGTAGTCAATGTGACACAGACCTGCTATCAGGCAGAGGAGAACCACAACATCACACTGGAGTGGACGTTCACCACCAAACCTGACAGATCCTGGATCTACATTTTCATCATCTATTACCTGATAAATGCTCATAAAGATTCAGTCCTGTATCAGGTTCATGAAGGTGTTGAGGTGTCAGAATCTCAGGATGAAAAGTTTTCAGGACGAGTCCAGAGTGACAAAGACGCCCTCAGAGAAGGACGAATCAGACTTCAACTGTCCAGACTCAGGACTGATGACTCGGGTCTGTACCTGTGTGAGGTCAACACTGATTATGATTTAAGATCTGACAGATGTTGACTAAACGTCAGTGGTGAGTTGATTCAGTGAAAGTTTTATGACATGTTCAGTTCACAAACTTATTTTGGATAAGTTGAAACCTTTAAggaaattataatttttttattagtgataTTTAGTAAATGAATGTGAGAGACtcagatgtgtttgtgtctctgcagcAGTGAGGGATTGTCCTGAACCTGAGAGAAAACCTGagacataaaacacagagagacgagGAAGGATCGCCCGTAAACgcattaacaagctaactgcgctaacacgtTAACGCTGTCCAGCCCCACACACTGGGCGATccgtcattttaatgagattataactgacagcactaattatcatgattattattattatttctaaagTTGAGTGTATTTATATAGAAGAAGGGGTTAACAAGCTTAAAGGTTGAGGTGAGCAGTAAAAAAAGGgttaaaaacacagtttcacTCTCAAACTGCTCCTCTTCCTGGAGTGAAGCACAGCCTGATAACCCtccctcttcttcctgctcttaAACACagcacctcctctctgtccaCGTGTTTCCTCGTTCCCTCCCCTTCAGATCTGCACTTTGAAGATGGGTGTAACCAACATGTGGTGACGTGTAAGAGCTGACAGGCTCCATTCACTGCAGAAACATGTTGTTGAGATCAGAGCTCAGACTAGTTTCAGTTATAAGGAAGTGAAActcacacagtcactgacactgAGAGGAGAAATGGCACAGAAAGGAGTTCAGCTGGACCGAGAAACCTTCTCTTGTTCCAtctgtttggatctactgaaggaTCCGGTGACTACAacctgtggacacagctactgcatgAACTGTATTAAAAGTTTCTGGGATGAAGAGGACAGGAAgggaatccacagctgccctcagtgcagGAAGACTTTCACACCGAGGCCTGTCCTGGAGAAAAACGTCATGTTTGCAGCTTtagtggagcagctgaagaagactggactccaagctgctccagctgatcactgctatgctggacctgaagatgtggcctgtgatgtctgcactggGAGGAAGCTGAAAGCCATCAAGTCCTGTTTAGTCTGTCTGGCCtcttactgtgagaaacacctCCAACCTCACTATGAATCTCAAGCTTTTAAAAAGCATATGCTGGTTAAAACTTCTGTGAAGCTCCAGGAGAACATCTGCTCTcgtcatgatgaggtgatgaagattttctgtcgtactgatcagcagagtatctgttatctctgcacaatggatgaacataaaggccatgaaacagtcccagctgcagcagaaaggactgagaagcagaaggagctCGAGGTGAGACGactaaacatccagcagagaatccaggagcgagagaaagatgtgaagctgcttcaacaggaggtggaggccatcaatggctctgctgataaagcagtggaggacagtgagaagatgttcactgagctgatccgtctcctccagaaaagaagctctgatgtgaagcagcaggtcagatcccagcaggaaactgaagtgagtcgagtcaaagagcttcaggagaagctggagcaggagatcgctgagctgaagaggaaagacggcgagctggagcagctctcacacacagaggatcacaaccagtttctacacaactacccctcactgtcagcactcagtgagtctacacactcatccagcatcaatattcatcctctgagctactttgaggatgtgacagcagctgtgtcagagaccagagataaactacaggacattctgagagaggaatggacaaacatctcactgacagtcactgaagtggatgttttactgtcaccagcagagccaaagaccagagctggattcttaaaatattcacgtcaaatcacactggatccaaacacagcaaacagacGTCTGTTATTATCTGAGGGGAACAGAAAAGTAACATTGATGAACCAACAACAGTCTtattctgatcatccagacagattcactGTATGGTGTCAGGTCCTGAGTAGAGAGAGTCTGACTggacgttgttactgggaggtggagtggagagggGGAGCATTTCGTGTAGCAGTCGCATACAAGAATATCAGCAGAGCAGGGAGGGGCGATGAATGTTTATTTGGAAACAATAACAAATCTTGGGCATTACGTTGTGACACAAACAGTTGTAAATTTTGGCACAACAAAGTCCGAACTGACCTCTCAGGTCCTCCGTCCAccagagtaggagtgtacctggatcacagagcaggtattctgtctttctacagcgtctctgaaaccatgactctcctccacagagtccagaccacattcactcagccgctctatgctggaCTTTATCTTTGGTTAGTTAGAGACACTGCAGAGTTGATTAAAGTCAAATAGAGAAGACAGGTTCATGTTGATCCCTGACCATTATATATACTTGTGTAGTTTCTAAATGAGGCTTTACATTTTAGAAGCTGAGAAGTTCAGTGGTCCATTGATGTGTGAAAATAATATTGCACTGATTCAAACTGTACTTACATTTATATACCTTACATCAATATAAATCTGAATTTGTTCTTATGGCTGATAATCATGTGAGTTTAAATGATACTACTCTTCATATTCAGCATGTTTGaaatctgtcatcagtctgGTTAGTGCTTTTATTCTGTAGTTGCTGTAGTGGGTTGTCAAATGCAACAATATATTGGAGCTGCAGTGATTCATCAGTTAGTCAATGATTAGAGAATTGattgttttatcattattttagtCACATTTAAAGCTGGttccagtttctgaaatgtgAAGATTGTTGATTTTCTTGATCATATATGACTGTAAACTTAATGTGTTTGAGCtttgaacttttaaaatgtaacaaaaattaaatacttaatgtttgacatttaattttatatttcataTGAAAAGTTTGATCACACTcgattatttatacatttaaatacaGACACTAAATAACACAGGCCTGTATATTGTGGAGGATAGACATGTTTCTTTGCCCTGAGCTGTGTCTGGCAGGCAGAGCGTCTCCACAAATCTGAAGCTTCTGATTTGGAGAAAATGAGCTGAGGGAGACACCTGgtggacaaacacagacatgacaggAAGAAAGACTAAAGTGCAGAGTGGAGACAAACAGCTGGAAATACTTGTTGGAAAGGATTGTCATgcttcagaaaaacacacagcacacactctAACAGTCCTTTATTTGCACTGAAGGAGACACGTGAAGAAACCAAATCACACAATAATGAAGTGAACACATTTATAGTCAGTGTTCAAGATGATGGATAGAAATGAGAATCATGGagcatttatgcatttttacGTCTGTGTCACAGAAACTGTTCAGCTATTCTCTGTTTATTAGTCTGTTTATCAGGAACCTCTGTTGATTTTATATGTAAAGGATTTTTCTTCTATCATTGAACCTTTTAAGGGTTTTCTCTTAGTAGTTTTGGGGAGTTTTTAATTAGATTTACAGCTTCAGAATaactttgtgatgtcagattagAAAGTCTGTGTCCAACCCTGGTGTTTGATCAGATGTTTGATCCCTGCAGggttggatttttttctatGAATGTTGAATTTGTTGTATTTGATTTGAGTTAGATTTTTGCTGATGAATGATTCGTTGTAAAAAGTGGATCTACCAACAGTTTAATTCTTTGAACAAAGGTTCTTTACACTAAAGTGAGGCAGGAGATGTGCTTCCAAGATTTATTATTCAGACAGAGaaagcaactttaaaaaaaaacctacacaTTCAACCATACAGGGAAGAGGAGTTCAGGACTGAGGCTTACCAGCAGGTGAGAATGGTCAACACAAGGGGAAGGCGGATccatcaaataaacaaacaaaaaaaaatagatcAACTCAGGCGCTTTTGAACGTGCACTCAATCGTGAAGGGAATCCGGTCCTGGATCAGTCCGGGGTGCTACTGAAACAGGGAAGAATTATTAGATGATGTTTGCCGGCTGACAAAAGCAGCATTCACTGACACCACAACCCTGAACCCGCtgctcctcccctgcagccacaAACCACACCCCACCACAAATACCTCGAACTTTACATGAACAAAATCGTGCAACAACAACGCATTAACCTCACAACTTTTCAAGACACACAAATTTAAACAATGCTTCATCAAAGAAAAGCAATACACAATTAACCCCACCTcaaacaggtacacacacactcactttaAATTATTAAGGCTCCATTTAAGACATCGAACATGGTCACTGCTCAAGTGACAGAACTGCACAAAACCACACTGAATGTAGAGGACACAAACCAATGCACACAGCAGCAAAAAGAACTACAGCAACACAACCGAGAACAAACGAGAAgcacaaaacaggaaaacaatctGAGAACAAAACAGCAGGATATCTCTCAGCAGCAGCTACAATATCTTCAGACTGACAAACTGCATTTAGCAGAACAACAATTTAAAttcaaagaacaggaaactgcagtTTATACAAACCGGGTCCACTAAACTACTCCACCTGAACAGGAGAGGAGCGCTTCCTGAACCGGTGTTTGTCAAAACGTCAGACATTGTCAGATTGGCTGAAA from Astatotilapia calliptera unplaced genomic scaffold, fAstCal1.2 U_scaffold_5, whole genome shotgun sequence encodes:
- the LOC113018191 gene encoding tripartite motif-containing protein 16-like — its product is MAQKGVQLDRETFSCSICLDLLKDPVTTTCGHSYCMNCIKSFWDEEDRKGIHSCPQCRKTFTPRPVLEKNVMFAALVEQLKKTGLQAAPADHCYAGPEDVACDVCTGRKLKAIKSCLVCLASYCEKHLQPHYESQAFKKHMLVKTSVKLQENICSRHDEVMKIFCRTDQQSICYLCTMDEHKGHETVPAAAERTEKQKELEVRRLNIQQRIQEREKDVKLLQQEVEAINGSADKAVEDSEKMFTELIRLLQKRSSDVKQQVRSQQETEVSRVKELQEKLEQEIAELKRKDGELEQLSHTEDHNQFLHNYPSLSALSESTHSSSINIHPLSYFEDVTAAVSETRDKLQDILREEWTNISLTVTEVDVLLSPAEPKTRAGFLKYSRQITLDPNTANRRLLLSEGNRKVTLMNQQQSYSDHPDRFTVWCQVLSRESLTGRCYWEVEWRGGAFRVAVAYKNISRAGRGDECLFGNNNKSWALRCDTNSCKFWHNKVRTDLSGPPSTRVGVYLDHRAGILSFYSVSETMTLLHRVQTTFTQPLYAGLYLWLVRDTAELIKVK